A window of the Equus asinus isolate D_3611 breed Donkey chromosome 20, EquAss-T2T_v2, whole genome shotgun sequence genome harbors these coding sequences:
- the HIKESHI gene encoding protein Hikeshi, whose protein sequence is MFGCLVAGRLVQTAAQQVAEDKFVFDLPDYENINHVVVFMLGTIPFPEGMGGSVYFSYPDSNGMPVWQLLGFVTNGKPSAIFKISGLKSGEGSQHPFGAMNIVRTPSVAQIGISVELLDSLAQQTPVGNAAVSSVDSFTQFTQKMLDNFYNFASSFAVSQAQMTPSPSEMFIPANVVLKWYENFQRRLAQNPLFWKT, encoded by the exons ATGTTTGGCTGCTTGGTGGCGGGGAGGCTG GTGCAAACAGCTGCACAGCAAGTGGCAGAGGATAAATTTGTTTTTGACTTGCCTGATTATGAAAATATCAACCATGTTGTGGTTTTTATGCTGGGAACGATCCCATTTCCTGAGGGAATGGGAGGATCCGTCTACTTTTCCTATCCTGATTCAAATGGAATGCCAGTATGGCAACTCCTAGGATTTGTCACGAATGGAAAGCCAAGTGCCATCTTCAAAATTTCAGGTCTTAAATCTG GAGAAGGAAGCCAACACCCTTTTGGAGCCATGAATATTGTCCGAACTCCATCTGTGGCTCAGATTGGAATTTCAGTGGAATTATTGGACAGTCTGGCTCAGCAGACTCCTGTAGGTAATGCTGCTGTATCCTCAGTTGACTCATTCACTCAG TTCACACAAAAGATGTTGGACAATTTCTACAATTTTGCTTCATCATTTGCTGTGTCTCAGGCCCAGATGACACCAAGTCCATCTGAAATGTTCATTCCGGCAAATGTGGTTCTGAAATG gtATGAAAACTTTCAAAGACGACTAGCACAGAACCCTCTCTTTTGGAAAAcataa